A stretch of the Geovibrio thiophilus genome encodes the following:
- a CDS encoding sensor histidine kinase, translated as MFGFSERKTKLMLLKGKFTLKRVGLYALLLAALAAVNLAAGSNIVNTGFPWYSNVSIFLLININIILLLVVFILIFRNLGKMLAERKKNIFGARLQSKLVMFSVLLTVIPVFIVFAFSSTVINKSIDKWFDAQIEQALKSSIDLMQKYQNRLEQDIIEQSSTLSQIISDRDFMQTRHKKELDAYIKEYSAKNQIDGIAVYNNQQTKISSEEKGGFFFFSFVNGDVVDEILGKQRVARYEFFGYEQIYWVGHPVVSKNNENIVLGAVFIYRKVPANEAEKVSKILDSYNNYSQTQFFAEPVKNSYKLLLVLMTLLVVFAGIWGSLIFSKGITQPLEKLAEASLSVSKGNLDVKLESVGDDEVGVLTGAFNDMVKRLKEHNEELNLKNEKLAEMFMQIAKDNQYIDTVFKNVKSAIVLFDETLHPLKYNDPAEALRINNPDSFENNVMNELREFMLSTRASKHFQTELSVGDDLRTFAVTITKLFGADADVENVVMVLDDLTDIIQNQRMNIWREIATRIAHEIKNPLTPIKLTAERVKKRLGKTLEGSEGELVNSSMDTIITEVNELQNMVNEFNSFSRLPDLTKGIFNLGDLLDEVTDFYCQSHPDIEFVYESRDCRINADRNQLKRVFYNLLNNAIHAIGKNGRIILSAAETDGICRITVEDNGAGIAPEDIGRVFVPYFSKKAEGTGLGLAIVKKIVDEHNGTITVESRQDEYTRFILELPKGV; from the coding sequence ATGTTCGGATTCTCAGAGCGTAAAACCAAGCTGATGCTGCTTAAAGGCAAGTTTACTCTCAAGCGGGTGGGGCTCTATGCTCTTTTGCTTGCCGCACTTGCGGCGGTGAATCTCGCTGCCGGCTCAAACATAGTCAACACCGGATTTCCGTGGTACTCCAACGTATCGATCTTTCTTCTTATCAACATAAACATAATTCTTCTTCTCGTTGTTTTCATACTTATATTCCGAAATCTCGGCAAGATGCTGGCGGAACGGAAAAAGAACATTTTCGGCGCACGGCTTCAAAGCAAGCTGGTAATGTTTTCCGTTTTACTCACCGTTATTCCGGTCTTCATAGTTTTCGCGTTTTCAAGCACTGTCATAAATAAAAGTATAGATAAATGGTTCGACGCGCAGATAGAGCAGGCGCTGAAAAGCTCCATAGATCTGATGCAGAAGTATCAGAACAGACTTGAGCAGGACATAATAGAGCAGAGCAGCACCCTTTCTCAGATCATATCAGATCGTGATTTCATGCAGACAAGGCATAAAAAGGAGCTGGACGCCTACATAAAGGAATACTCCGCAAAAAACCAGATAGACGGCATAGCCGTATACAACAATCAGCAGACGAAAATAAGCTCCGAGGAGAAGGGAGGGTTCTTCTTCTTCTCCTTCGTAAACGGTGATGTTGTGGATGAGATTCTCGGCAAGCAGAGGGTCGCCCGTTATGAGTTTTTCGGCTATGAGCAGATCTACTGGGTGGGACATCCGGTTGTTTCAAAAAACAATGAGAATATTGTTCTGGGCGCTGTCTTCATATACCGCAAGGTTCCGGCGAACGAGGCTGAAAAGGTTTCCAAAATACTCGATTCATACAACAACTACAGCCAGACACAGTTTTTCGCCGAGCCTGTGAAAAACTCATACAAGCTTCTTCTTGTGCTTATGACACTCCTTGTGGTGTTTGCGGGCATATGGGGAAGTCTCATCTTCTCAAAGGGGATCACGCAGCCTCTGGAAAAACTCGCCGAGGCGTCACTGAGTGTTTCCAAAGGGAATCTTGACGTCAAACTGGAATCAGTGGGGGATGATGAAGTCGGCGTACTCACCGGAGCCTTCAACGATATGGTGAAAAGGCTCAAGGAACATAACGAGGAACTGAATCTCAAAAACGAGAAACTCGCCGAAATGTTCATGCAGATCGCAAAGGACAACCAATATATAGACACGGTTTTCAAGAACGTTAAGTCAGCGATTGTTCTTTTTGACGAAACCCTGCATCCGCTGAAATACAATGACCCCGCCGAAGCTCTGAGGATAAACAATCCTGATTCGTTCGAGAATAATGTTATGAACGAGCTCAGGGAGTTCATGCTCAGCACAAGGGCTTCAAAACACTTCCAGACCGAGCTCTCGGTGGGGGATGATCTGCGCACCTTCGCAGTGACCATAACCAAGCTTTTCGGTGCCGACGCGGATGTGGAAAACGTGGTGATGGTGCTTGACGACCTCACGGACATCATTCAGAACCAGCGTATGAACATCTGGCGGGAGATAGCAACCAGAATCGCCCATGAAATAAAGAACCCGCTCACACCCATAAAGCTTACCGCAGAGAGAGTGAAGAAACGTCTCGGCAAAACCCTTGAGGGCTCTGAGGGCGAGCTTGTCAACAGCAGCATGGACACGATTATAACCGAGGTGAACGAGCTCCAGAATATGGTGAACGAGTTCAACTCCTTCTCCCGTCTTCCGGATCTCACAAAGGGGATTTTTAATCTGGGAGATCTGCTTGATGAGGTGACGGATTTTTACTGTCAGTCACACCCTGATATTGAATTTGTTTACGAAAGCCGTGACTGCCGCATAAACGCAGACAGAAACCAGCTCAAGCGTGTTTTCTACAACCTGCTGAATAACGCCATACACGCCATAGGCAAAAACGGCAGAATTATTCTTTCCGCCGCTGAGACAGACGGTATATGCCGCATAACCGTTGAGGACAACGGGGCGGGCATAGCTCCTGAGGACATTGGCAGGGTGTTTGTGCCTTATTTCAGCAAAAAAGCCGAGGGAACCGGACTGGGGCTTGCGATTGTGAAGAAGATTGTTGACGAGCACAACGGAACAATTACAGTGGAAAGCAGGCAGGACGAATACACCAGATTCATTCTGGAGCTGCCCAAAGGGGTATGA
- a CDS encoding sigma-54-dependent transcriptional regulator, producing MKVKTLIIDDEKNICTTIQGILEDEGYEVDYALTFSEGYEKLKSQMYDFLFLDIWLPDKDGIEGLKEIKRYYPEIEVVMISGHGNIENAVEAIRFGAWDFLEKPLSLERIVLIVKHLEDKLRLIHDLREYKFNTLKRYDLIGTSTRMAELRKKIEKIAPTNAWVMITGENGTGKEHVARLVHMLSKRDKKNFVEINCAAIPSDLIESEMFGHEKGSYTGAHATTKGKFEMADGGTVFLDEIGDMELAAQAKLLRVLETSQFTRVGGNELISSDFRLICATNKNLEEEIKAGNFREDLYYRINVVPFVVPPLRERSEDIPSLVSFFMREACSMNGMPLRKIDNELMNAFTRFEWPGNVRQLKNIVERMVVLADEDTLTVDDAPSFLLGAPEKPVKYDIEFSYTLKHAKENFEKYYLLNVLKNNTWNISKSAKTLDIERTYLHRKIKQYDLDKDKNGG from the coding sequence ATGAAAGTGAAGACGCTTATTATTGATGATGAAAAGAATATATGTACAACGATTCAGGGCATTCTTGAGGATGAGGGCTACGAGGTGGATTATGCCCTTACCTTCTCCGAAGGGTATGAAAAGCTCAAAAGCCAGATGTACGATTTCCTCTTTCTGGATATATGGCTGCCCGACAAGGACGGCATAGAGGGCTTGAAGGAGATAAAACGCTACTACCCCGAAATAGAAGTGGTGATGATAAGCGGGCACGGCAACATCGAGAACGCCGTGGAGGCTATCCGCTTCGGTGCTTGGGACTTCCTTGAGAAACCCCTCTCCCTTGAGCGCATAGTGCTGATTGTCAAGCACCTTGAGGATAAGCTCAGGCTGATACACGACCTGCGGGAATACAAGTTTAACACGCTGAAACGATATGATCTCATTGGCACCTCCACCCGCATGGCTGAATTAAGGAAGAAAATAGAGAAAATAGCCCCCACAAACGCATGGGTGATGATCACCGGAGAGAACGGAACAGGCAAGGAGCATGTGGCAAGGCTTGTCCATATGCTCAGCAAGCGTGATAAGAAGAACTTCGTGGAGATAAACTGCGCCGCCATACCGTCCGACCTTATAGAGAGCGAGATGTTCGGTCACGAAAAAGGCTCATACACAGGTGCCCACGCTACCACAAAGGGCAAGTTTGAAATGGCTGACGGCGGAACCGTTTTTCTGGATGAGATAGGCGACATGGAGCTTGCGGCTCAGGCGAAGCTGCTCCGTGTTCTTGAAACCAGCCAGTTTACGAGGGTTGGCGGCAACGAGCTTATCAGCTCTGATTTCAGGCTTATCTGCGCCACCAACAAAAACCTTGAAGAAGAGATAAAGGCGGGCAACTTCCGTGAAGATTTGTATTACCGTATAAATGTTGTTCCCTTCGTTGTGCCGCCCCTGAGAGAGCGCAGTGAGGACATTCCGTCCCTTGTGAGCTTCTTCATGAGGGAGGCATGCTCCATGAACGGTATGCCTCTCAGAAAGATAGACAATGAGCTTATGAACGCCTTCACCCGCTTTGAGTGGCCGGGAAACGTGCGCCAGCTTAAAAACATAGTGGAGCGTATGGTGGTTCTTGCGGATGAGGACACGCTCACGGTTGATGACGCTCCTTCGTTCCTTCTGGGTGCGCCGGAAAAACCCGTTAAGTATGACATAGAATTCAGCTACACTTTGAAGCACGCCAAAGAAAATTTTGAGAAATATTACCTTCTGAATGTTCTAAAGAATAACACATGGAACATAAGCAAATCGGCTAAGACTCTGGACATTGAGAGAACCTATCTTCACCGTAAGATAAAGCAGTACGATTTGGACAAAGACAAAAACGGCGGCTGA
- a CDS encoding ABC transporter permease encodes MKKFINIFFEAIQGVISYRLRTFLSVFAIGLGIAAVTLVVAVVNGAYKSVTELIGTFGPDTVMVFGGGRNVAGHGFRSMTITVEDVQAVKDAFPTAYSVHPFLPSAGTRISYRDKHHRAFVIGTPTAYTDMESWELVSGRDILPVDQESAANVCVLGDTVKRTLFDESDDPIGKYVKVNSFYCQVIGVLKPVSLMGMRGDMNDRFIMPMSSVMKRISGQYKHIMMLRVSFEDIGNLKQRAEELESFLRMRHNIADDQDSDFMIISPDMIMKFFLAVSGAIMVFIGIMTLLTVSVGGFVMANMFLISVQERTKEIGIRRAFGATKSDIFRQFILEFGIITVLGALIGFVLGALGAKAVSGFGIFTAEISLGVFFAALAVSILIAAVFGTAPAGRAASVNPIDAIRSR; translated from the coding sequence GTGAAAAAATTTATAAATATCTTTTTTGAGGCTATTCAGGGAGTTATCTCCTACAGGCTCAGAACCTTTCTTTCCGTTTTCGCCATAGGTCTGGGGATTGCGGCGGTTACGCTTGTCGTTGCCGTGGTCAACGGCGCCTACAAATCCGTAACCGAACTGATAGGCACCTTCGGACCGGATACCGTCATGGTTTTCGGCGGCGGCAGGAACGTTGCCGGACACGGTTTCCGCTCCATGACAATCACAGTGGAGGATGTGCAGGCGGTTAAGGACGCTTTTCCCACCGCCTACAGCGTACATCCCTTTCTGCCCAGCGCCGGTACCAGAATTTCATACAGGGATAAGCATCACAGAGCCTTTGTCATAGGAACACCCACAGCATACACGGACATGGAGTCATGGGAGCTTGTTTCCGGCAGGGATATTCTGCCCGTTGATCAGGAATCCGCGGCGAACGTCTGCGTTCTGGGCGACACCGTGAAGAGGACACTGTTTGATGAATCCGATGATCCGATCGGCAAATATGTGAAAGTAAACAGCTTTTACTGTCAGGTGATAGGCGTGCTTAAGCCGGTCTCCCTCATGGGAATGCGGGGCGACATGAACGACAGGTTCATCATGCCCATGTCATCTGTTATGAAGCGCATCTCCGGTCAGTACAAGCATATAATGATGCTGAGAGTGAGCTTTGAGGACATAGGCAACCTGAAACAAAGGGCGGAGGAGCTTGAGAGCTTCCTGCGCATGCGCCACAACATAGCCGACGATCAGGACAGCGATTTTATGATAATAAGTCCCGACATGATAATGAAGTTCTTCTTAGCGGTCAGCGGGGCGATAATGGTTTTCATCGGAATAATGACACTGCTCACAGTCTCCGTGGGCGGCTTTGTAATGGCGAATATGTTCCTTATATCCGTGCAGGAGCGCACAAAGGAGATAGGCATAAGGCGGGCGTTCGGGGCTACCAAGTCGGATATTTTCAGGCAGTTCATCCTTGAGTTCGGGATAATAACCGTTCTCGGCGCACTTATCGGTTTTGTTCTCGGCGCGTTGGGGGCTAAGGCGGTTTCAGGCTTCGGCATATTCACAGCAGAGATCTCCCTCGGCGTATTTTTCGCGGCGCTGGCTGTCTCCATACTCATTGCCGCAGTCTTCGGCACGGCTCCTGCGGGCAGGGCGGCTTCCGTTAATCCTATTGACGCTATAAGGAGCAGATAA
- a CDS encoding ABC transporter permease, translated as MRYLLTFKIVLDVLRAYKVRTALAVTGVLLGTFAVILVTSLTASLEKKVREEIDKFGENTLTVVAGKIRSRASTQVIYQSTSLKPSDLRDIRDEVSGVKAAEAFTMRTALVTYSGTTVSTSATGVTPDGFRLKNLVIENGGMFTDTDNRDMNRVCVIGSEVKTKLFGSTDPVGKTILIYRVPFIVSGVLEPMGTDLTGASLDDVLVMPLNTHMKRITNVDYVDGIMVQMYRYEDEAQVTAGIQNVLRRNHKITAGKEDDFDIISPSDMMEMRTKALNIVSFLGNITAAVSYLIGGLGIFSIMLLIVGQRRQEVGIRRAVGARRRDIMRQFMGESAFIGLCGGFLGGAFGFLVCYAVFATGKLPFAFSTTGGAAAFVSSLLIGVIAGAYPASLAAKVKPVDALKS; from the coding sequence TTGAGGTACCTGCTTACTTTCAAAATCGTTCTGGATGTTCTCCGTGCGTACAAGGTTCGCACTGCTCTGGCGGTAACGGGCGTGCTGCTCGGAACCTTCGCTGTTATACTGGTGACAAGCCTCACCGCATCTTTGGAAAAAAAGGTGCGTGAGGAGATAGATAAATTCGGTGAAAACACACTGACAGTTGTTGCGGGCAAGATCCGCAGCAGAGCATCAACACAGGTGATATACCAATCCACATCCCTCAAGCCGTCAGACCTGCGGGACATACGGGACGAGGTAAGCGGTGTTAAGGCGGCGGAAGCCTTTACCATGCGTACAGCTCTTGTAACCTACAGCGGAACCACCGTGAGCACCAGCGCGACGGGAGTCACGCCGGACGGATTCAGGCTTAAAAACCTTGTCATCGAAAACGGCGGCATGTTTACCGATACGGACAACAGAGACATGAACAGGGTCTGCGTCATCGGCTCCGAGGTGAAGACCAAGCTTTTCGGAAGCACTGATCCGGTGGGTAAAACAATTCTCATATACCGTGTGCCGTTCATTGTTTCGGGTGTTCTGGAGCCTATGGGAACGGATCTCACCGGAGCGAGCCTTGACGATGTGCTGGTTATGCCGCTGAACACGCACATGAAGCGCATTACCAACGTGGATTATGTGGACGGCATAATGGTGCAGATGTACAGATATGAGGACGAGGCTCAGGTAACTGCCGGAATTCAGAACGTATTGAGGCGAAACCATAAAATCACAGCAGGTAAGGAGGATGATTTTGACATTATCTCTCCTTCTGATATGATGGAGATGCGCACAAAGGCTCTTAACATAGTGAGCTTTCTGGGCAACATCACCGCCGCCGTGAGCTATCTCATCGGCGGTTTGGGCATATTCTCCATAATGCTGCTCATTGTCGGTCAGCGCAGACAGGAGGTCGGCATACGCAGGGCAGTGGGCGCGCGCAGGCGGGATATAATGCGTCAGTTTATGGGCGAATCCGCATTTATAGGGCTCTGCGGCGGGTTTCTGGGCGGAGCTTTCGGGTTTCTTGTGTGTTATGCGGTTTTCGCAACAGGGAAGCTGCCGTTTGCTTTCAGCACCACGGGCGGTGCGGCGGCGTTTGTTTCCTCACTGCTCATAGGCGTAATCGCCGGAGCGTATCCTGCGTCCCTCGCCGCAAAAGTTAAGCCCGTGGACGCGTTGAAAAGCTGA
- a CDS encoding ABC transporter ATP-binding protein produces the protein MVRAENISYTLKSGRKILDNVSFSLKKGEICGIIGPNGAGKTTLMKIVAGVLKASSGSVYVGGCSVASMKRNETARRIAYLPQTAHAVPCSVYESVLIGRKPYMTWHPKAEDHCMAEDVIGELDIGHMREKCVTELSGGEFQKTLIARALVQNADVLMLDEPINHLDVKNQVEIMETAKNITERRNLATIIVLHDLNLAVRYADRILLLENGSTLYFGGKNEISEEHLSTAYKIPIAIRNINEKSFVLY, from the coding sequence ATGGTCAGGGCTGAAAATATCTCCTACACGCTGAAAAGCGGAAGAAAAATACTTGATAATGTCTCTTTCAGTCTGAAAAAAGGCGAAATCTGCGGAATAATAGGTCCGAACGGAGCTGGCAAAACCACGCTGATGAAGATTGTGGCGGGTGTGCTGAAGGCATCGTCAGGCAGTGTTTATGTGGGCGGCTGCTCTGTAGCCTCAATGAAGCGCAATGAAACAGCAAGGAGAATCGCCTACCTGCCGCAGACTGCTCACGCTGTTCCGTGCAGTGTTTATGAATCGGTGCTCATAGGCAGAAAGCCGTACATGACATGGCACCCGAAGGCGGAGGATCACTGCATGGCGGAAGATGTTATAGGCGAACTGGACATAGGGCACATGAGGGAAAAATGCGTCACGGAGCTCAGCGGCGGAGAATTTCAGAAAACACTGATAGCAAGGGCGCTTGTGCAGAATGCCGATGTGCTTATGCTGGATGAGCCCATAAACCATCTGGATGTGAAGAATCAGGTGGAGATAATGGAGACTGCGAAAAATATAACAGAGCGCAGGAATCTTGCCACTATCATAGTACTGCATGATCTTAACCTTGCCGTGCGCTATGCGGACAGGATACTGCTGCTGGAAAACGGCTCAACCCTGTATTTCGGCGGTAAAAACGAAATCAGCGAGGAGCACCTCAGCACAGCATACAAGATCCCCATAGCAATCAGGAATATAAACGAAAAAAGCTTCGTGCTTTACTGA
- a CDS encoding FecCD family ABC transporter permease has protein sequence MKGRLLFWLGLVCLLVLFVLFGLKHGALRSTWGQTFSALFMRGEYEDLEYFIWHLRMPKILAALAVGGALSVSGAILQNILNNPLASSFTLGLSQGAAFGAAFAIIILGAGSMVHTGSGLIFGNMGMIAAGAFFGSMLASLIILLFSFVKGMSAQGLILAGVAMSAFFSACTMLLQYFSTDNQLAATVFWTFGDLGKGGWGEAITVLIVTAFGILFSFRFSWDYNAMQWGELHAAGLGVEVKKIRIYSLIITSLMAAFATAFYGVIGFVGLIAPHMVRLMFRHTGHGFLIPASALLGGVFLLGADLLAQLVFYPLTLPVGVITAFTGVPMFLFLLMKRSVKYGQG, from the coding sequence ATGAAGGGAAGGCTGCTTTTCTGGCTTGGTCTTGTCTGTCTTCTCGTTCTGTTTGTTCTTTTCGGACTTAAGCACGGCGCATTGCGGAGCACATGGGGTCAGACCTTCTCGGCTCTCTTTATGCGCGGTGAATATGAAGATCTCGAATATTTCATATGGCATCTGCGAATGCCTAAGATCCTTGCCGCACTCGCTGTGGGCGGGGCATTATCTGTCAGCGGAGCAATACTCCAGAATATACTGAACAACCCTCTCGCCTCCTCCTTTACCCTCGGGCTTTCCCAAGGTGCGGCGTTCGGAGCCGCGTTTGCCATAATCATCCTCGGTGCGGGCTCGATGGTTCACACAGGCAGCGGGCTTATCTTCGGTAATATGGGGATGATAGCCGCCGGAGCCTTTTTCGGCTCAATGCTCGCATCTCTTATCATACTTCTGTTTTCGTTCGTAAAAGGTATGTCTGCGCAGGGGCTGATTCTTGCGGGTGTCGCCATGTCTGCCTTTTTCAGCGCATGCACTATGCTTTTGCAGTATTTCTCCACAGATAACCAGCTTGCCGCCACAGTATTCTGGACATTCGGTGATCTGGGCAAGGGCGGCTGGGGCGAAGCGATAACCGTTCTCATAGTAACGGCGTTCGGCATTCTGTTCTCATTCCGTTTCAGCTGGGACTACAACGCCATGCAGTGGGGTGAGCTCCATGCGGCGGGTCTCGGGGTTGAGGTCAAAAAAATACGCATATACTCATTGATAATAACATCGCTCATGGCGGCGTTCGCCACGGCTTTTTACGGAGTAATAGGCTTTGTAGGACTGATAGCGCCTCATATGGTGCGGCTGATGTTCAGGCACACGGGACACGGATTTCTGATTCCGGCATCCGCCCTGCTCGGCGGAGTTTTTCTGCTGGGCGCTGACCTGCTGGCACAGCTTGTGTTTTATCCCCTGACGCTCCCTGTGGGGGTGATAACAGCCTTTACGGGAGTTCCCATGTTTCTGTTTCTGCTTATGAAGAGGTCCGTCAAATATGGTCAGGGCTGA
- a CDS encoding class I SAM-dependent methyltransferase has product MDIQRNADPKKAEIMWDKRASDYPRYSSSEDTFEAKVLRMAEEAGVNLSGLRVLDVGSGSGKYTLRLAKKAASVTAADISGEMLRILREDAQKEGITNITTVHTDWEGFDSGNEKFDMVFCSTTPAVRTPEDFARVTELAGKFVVYLGFAGKKDSEIMNRIYAKCGITPKRFNDTPVLKKWLDEKGLTYKSAQIDHMWEKRVTAENMKRQCMDFLSGYDAPNAEKTVSEEVDEITDAEGMATDKTHALLELIIWNTK; this is encoded by the coding sequence ATGGATATTCAAAGAAATGCGGATCCGAAAAAAGCTGAGATTATGTGGGACAAACGTGCATCTGATTACCCCAGATACAGCAGTTCCGAAGATACCTTTGAGGCAAAAGTATTAAGAATGGCAGAGGAGGCGGGAGTAAACCTGTCGGGACTGCGAGTTCTTGATGTCGGCAGCGGCAGCGGAAAATATACGCTCAGACTGGCGAAAAAGGCGGCAAGCGTGACCGCTGCGGATATATCAGGCGAAATGCTCCGCATATTGAGAGAGGACGCGCAAAAGGAAGGCATAACCAACATCACAACCGTTCATACGGACTGGGAAGGCTTTGACTCGGGAAACGAAAAGTTTGATATGGTTTTCTGTTCCACCACCCCTGCGGTGCGCACTCCGGAGGATTTTGCCAGAGTGACGGAGCTCGCCGGAAAATTCGTTGTATACCTCGGCTTCGCGGGGAAAAAGGATTCTGAAATAATGAACCGGATCTACGCAAAGTGCGGGATAACTCCTAAAAGATTCAACGACACTCCTGTCCTTAAAAAATGGTTGGATGAAAAGGGTCTGACTTATAAATCGGCACAAATAGACCATATGTGGGAAAAGCGTGTTACCGCTGAAAACATGAAACGGCAGTGCATGGACTTTCTCTCCGGATATGACGCTCCGAACGCTGAGAAAACAGTCTCGGAAGAAGTTGATGAAATCACCGATGCCGAAGGCATGGCGACTGATAAAACCCATGCGCTTCTTGAACTTATAATCTGGAATACAAAATAA
- a CDS encoding TonB-dependent receptor, translating into MRRIPFAAAICLFFINTTAMSETLMQDTIYLEEVTVSGAVEDDLKSSEAKVVEKKRSNNIADFLAKDPEINLTRKSSVGDGTNTLTIRGQSSERIQVNIDGVNMNSTGNIGAGYIDFNMLPLDNIERIEVIKGGSSAEYGNVIGGVINAYTAHPTSKPKASIYATMGGWDEADDFYNIRGSYSQMFGNFGVSLGMSRQEADEYFKNSDYKVTHIAPKFFLRLPWKAELTAGVDYTKSRRGMIIANVPGTADYDSDFPTIETSDGFAGGGGPDMTPNEGAYQEKERFIYNAAYTQDITDNAFFELSAYKVYEDRTDKNFAAKDSNNGLVQDGDVIYERELEMDRSYGFKAKTEVKISDHTVLFGAERKNLHGGETDIKVSINPNNGNQQRALGKTDSKQEIITDGVFLADSWDINSMFTLDLGVRYDTYETENFTHNFDDSKLSPKAGLTYTITPQDKAAVYMYQSYRIPTMPDTVHYANGDAVDELRDRGIKPEEVNALDFVYRHDFSGKGFVKFSAWYYDIDNYSIRRTIPTTADPATTVNAQYNVDNAEFIGTSLGGEYKVLSSLTLNAGVSYQKSEKSGDPTDKDFSSSSDEVDNIPEYKGNAGFVWKITDKLTFDMGLNYIGERPKYEDGKKKTLSSYTLADASIAYEVVKNTVLEVYADNIFDKKYEEASGYESMGFNAGASVRWTY; encoded by the coding sequence ATGAGGAGAATACCGTTTGCGGCGGCGATATGTTTATTTTTTATAAACACCACAGCCATGTCGGAAACACTGATGCAGGACACGATTTATCTTGAGGAAGTCACAGTGTCCGGCGCAGTGGAAGACGATCTGAAATCATCGGAAGCGAAAGTCGTTGAAAAAAAGAGAAGCAACAACATAGCGGACTTCCTTGCTAAAGACCCCGAAATCAACCTCACCAGAAAAAGCAGCGTGGGTGACGGAACAAACACCCTGACCATCAGAGGTCAGAGCAGCGAGAGAATACAGGTCAATATTGACGGAGTAAACATGAACTCCACAGGCAATATAGGCGCAGGGTACATAGACTTCAACATGCTCCCTCTCGATAACATAGAAAGGATCGAAGTTATCAAAGGCGGCAGCTCCGCAGAATACGGCAACGTAATAGGCGGTGTTATCAACGCATACACGGCGCACCCCACATCAAAACCCAAGGCGAGCATTTACGCCACAATGGGCGGCTGGGACGAAGCGGATGATTTTTACAACATACGCGGCAGCTACTCACAGATGTTCGGCAACTTCGGCGTAAGCCTCGGCATGAGCCGTCAGGAAGCCGATGAATATTTCAAGAACAGTGATTACAAGGTAACCCACATAGCCCCTAAGTTTTTTCTCAGACTGCCGTGGAAAGCGGAGCTCACCGCCGGAGTGGATTATACAAAATCACGCAGGGGTATGATAATCGCAAACGTGCCCGGCACTGCTGATTATGATTCAGACTTTCCGACAATTGAAACCTCAGACGGATTCGCAGGCGGCGGCGGACCGGACATGACCCCGAACGAGGGTGCATATCAGGAAAAGGAACGGTTCATCTACAACGCAGCCTACACTCAGGACATCACCGACAACGCTTTTTTTGAGCTCAGCGCATACAAGGTATACGAAGACAGAACGGATAAAAACTTCGCCGCCAAAGACAGCAATAACGGACTTGTGCAAGACGGTGACGTGATATACGAACGTGAGCTGGAGATGGACAGAAGCTACGGTTTCAAAGCCAAAACAGAAGTGAAAATAAGTGACCATACAGTCCTCTTCGGCGCCGAACGCAAAAACCTTCACGGCGGAGAAACCGACATCAAAGTCAGTATAAATCCTAATAACGGCAACCAGCAACGTGCCCTCGGCAAAACGGACAGCAAGCAGGAAATCATAACAGACGGAGTGTTCCTTGCGGATTCATGGGATATAAACAGCATGTTCACCCTTGATCTCGGCGTAAGGTATGACACATACGAAACCGAAAACTTTACCCACAATTTTGACGACAGCAAGCTTTCGCCCAAGGCAGGGCTGACTTACACCATAACCCCGCAGGATAAGGCGGCAGTTTATATGTACCAGAGCTACAGGATACCCACCATGCCGGACACAGTGCATTACGCTAACGGAGACGCTGTGGACGAGCTCAGGGACAGAGGCATAAAACCCGAAGAGGTGAACGCTCTGGATTTCGTGTACAGGCATGATTTCAGCGGCAAAGGCTTCGTCAAGTTCTCCGCGTGGTACTATGACATTGATAACTACTCCATAAGAAGAACCATCCCCACTACAGCCGATCCCGCAACAACAGTAAACGCTCAGTACAACGTGGATAACGCCGAATTTATCGGCACATCTCTCGGCGGCGAGTACAAGGTTCTTTCAAGCCTTACCCTCAATGCGGGAGTGTCTTATCAGAAATCTGAAAAAAGCGGTGATCCCACGGACAAGGATTTCAGCTCATCATCAGACGAGGTTGACAATATACCTGAATATAAAGGCAATGCCGGATTCGTTTGGAAAATCACCGACAAGCTCACCTTCGACATGGGATTGAACTACATAGGCGAGCGCCCCAAATATGAGGATGGAAAAAAGAAAACTCTTTCATCATACACTCTTGCGGATGCGAGCATAGCTTACGAAGTGGTAAAAAATACCGTTCTTGAGGTTTATGCGGACAACATATTCGACAAAAAGTACGAAGAGGCATCCGGTTATGAGTCAATGGGATTCAACGCGGGCGCAAGTGTAAGATGGACATACTGA